In one Nicotiana tomentosiformis chromosome 6, ASM39032v3, whole genome shotgun sequence genomic region, the following are encoded:
- the LOC104085451 gene encoding protein NETWORKED 3C, protein MGVARDKLSSYWWWFNSDKNTTQNRSSWLQSTLAELDEKTEAILMIIEEDADTFAQRAEIYYKKRPQLINMIEEIYRAHRLLAEGYDQIKHTTEPHILASWKSPFPFTKYPEEKLINSMEKAYDSYSESFDPASESSDLSEVEDPENDEEEIQIQVEKAILEGGLSLKTDVVLNLREEIEILKEQSRVQQELLMQKDEEKREAIRQLCIALDLLREENNRLRMSVATTSPKKENSIELKASKKGFWKRLFS, encoded by the exons ATGGGAGTAGCAAGGGATAAGCTATCATCATACTGGTGGTGGTTTAACAGTGACAAAAATACCACCCAAAACCGGTCGTCGTGGCTTCAATCAACTCTAGCCG AACTAGATGAGAAGACAGAGGCAATTCTCATGATAATTGAGGAAGATGCAGATACCTTCGCCCAAAGAGCGGAGATATATTACAAGAAGCGACCACAGCTCATTAACATGATTGAGGAAATTTATCGTGCCCATCGGTTGTTAGCTGAGGGATATGATCAAATCAAGCATACAACTGAGCCGCACATTTTGGCATCGTGGAAGTCTCCATTTCCTTTCACAAAATATCCAGAGGAGAAATTGATCAACTCTATGGAGAAAGCCTATGACAGCTATTCAGAATCCTTTGACCCTGCGTCTGAGTCTTCTGATTTATCTGAGGTAGAGGATCCTGAAAACGACGAAGAAGAAATCCAAATCCAAGTAGAGAAGGCGATACTGGAAGGTGGCCTTAGCCTTAAAACTGATGTAGTATTGAATCTGAGGGAAGAAATTGAGATACTGAAGGAACAGAGTAGAGTTCAACAAGAGCTTCTAATGCAGAAAGATGAAGAGAAAAGAGAGGCAATCAGACAGCTTTGTATAGCTTTGGATTTGCTGAGGGAGGAAAACAATAGGCTGAGGATGAGTGTAGCTACGACTTCTCCGAAAAAGGAAAACTCCATTGAGCTCAAGGCTTCAAAGAAGGGGTTCTGGAAAAGGCTCTTTAGCTGA
- the LOC104085449 gene encoding protein TRANSPORT INHIBITOR RESPONSE 1 has translation MASSSFPEEVLKHLFSFLTSDKDLNSISLVCKSWYEIERRCRRKVFIGNCYAVSPEIMIRRFPTEVRSVKLKGKPHFADFNLVPEGWGAYVQPWIAAMSGTYTMLEEIRLKRMVVSDESLELISTSFEHFKVLVLLSCEGFTTDGLAAIAANCRNLRELDLGESEVEDLSSDWLSYFPDSCTSLVSLNISCLGSEVSFSDLERLIARSPNLRTLRLNHSVPLEKLPNLLLGASQLAEFGTGAFSSEVQSDIFSNLEEAFSGCKRLKGLSGFWDVVPAYLPAIYPVCSGLTSLNLSYATIQNPDLSKLISQCHNLQRLWVLDYIEDTGLQMLAASCKDLQELRVFPSDPFAPEPDALLTEQGLVAVSDGCPKLQSVLYFCRQMTNAALVTIARNRPNMTRFRLCIIEPRTPDYLTLEPLDTGFGAIVEECKELQRLSLSGLLTDRVFEYIGTHAKKLEMLSIAFAGDSDLGLHHVLSGCESLRKLEIRDCPFGDDALLSNAAKLESMRSLWMSSCSVSFGACKLLGQKLPRLNVEVIDERGPPDTRPDSCPVDKLYIYRTVAGPRLDMPDYVWTMNEDAALRITEP, from the exons ATGGCGTCCTCATCATTTCCAGAAGAAGTATTAAAGCACCTGTTCTCGTTTTTAACCTCAGATAAGGACCTGAACAGTATATCCTTAGTGTGCAAATCATGGTACGAGATTGAGAGGCGGTGCAGGAGGAAAGTATTCATAGGAAACTGCTACGCCGTTAGCCCTGAAATTATGATCAGACGGTTCCCTACTGAAGTTAGATCCGTGAAGCTGAAAGGGAAGCCACATTTTGCGGACTTTAATCTAGTACCTGAAGGTTGGGGTGCGTATGTACAACCTTGGATTGCTGCAATGTCGGGGACTTATACTATGCTTGAGGAGATTAGACTTAAGAGAATGGTTGTGAGTGATGAGTCTTTGGAGTTGATTTCTACTTCGTTTGAGCATTTTAAGGTGTTGGTGTTGTTGTCTTGTGAAGGCTTTACTACTGATGGACTTGCTGCAATTGCTGCTAACTGCAG AAATCTGAGAGAACTGGACTTGGGAGAAAGTGAAGTGGAGGACCTAAGTAGCGATTGGCTCAGTTATTTTCCTGATAGCTGTACTTCACTGGTTTCACTTAACATTTCTTGTTTGGGTTCTGAGGTCAGCTTCTCAGATCTGGAGCGTCTGATTGCTCGCTCTCCTAATTTGAGGACTCTTCGGCTCAATCATTCTGTTCCCCTTGAGAAGCTTCCTAACCTACTGCTGGGCGCTTCCCAGTTGGCTGAATTTGGGACAGGTGCCTTCTCTTCTGAGGTACAGTCTGATATTTTCTCAAACCTGGAAGAAGCTTTTTCAGGCTGCAAGAGACTTAAAGGCTTGTCTGGATTTTGGGATGTCGTGCCAGCTTACCTTCCAGCTATATATCCAGTTTGCTCCGGACTCACCTCTTTGAATTTAAGCTATGCTACTATTCAAAACCCTGATCTTAGCAAGCTCATAAGTCAGTGTCACAATTTGCAGAGATTGTGG GTACTAGACTACATTGAAGATACTGGTCTTCAGATGCTTGCCGCTTCCTGTAAGGACCTTCAAGAACTTAGGGTGTTTCCTTCTGATCCCTTTGCTCCAGAACCAGATGCTTTACTTACAGAGCAAGGCCTTGTAGCTGTCTCAGATGGCTGCCCTAAGCTCCAGTCGGTTTTATACTTCTGCCGCCAAATGACAAATGCCGCTTTGGTTACTATTGCTAGAAACCGTCCTAACATGACTCGTTTCCGCTTGTGTATTATTGAACCTCGAACTCCTGATTACTTGACTCTTGAACCGCTTGATACTGGTTTTGGGGCAATTGTGGAAGAATGCAAAGAGTTGCAACGGCTTTCTCTTTCTGGCCTCCTTACTGACCGTGTGTTTGAGTACATTGGAACCCATGCTAAAAAGTTAGAGATGCTTTCCATTGCTTTTGCTGGGGATAGTGATCTGGGCCTCCACCATGTGCTATCTGGTTGCGAGAGCCTCAGAAAACTAGAGATCAGAGACTGCCCCTTTGGCGACGATGCTCTTTTGTCTAATGCTGCAAAGCTGGAGAGTATGCGATCCCTTTGGATGTCTTCTTGTTCGGTAAGTTTTGGAGCCTGTAAGCTGCTAGGTCAGAAGCTGCCTAGGCTTAATGTTGAAGTTATAGATGAGAGGGGTCCCCCGGATACACGGCCAGATAGCTGCCCTGTTGATAAACTTTACATTTACCGAACAGTGGCTGGACCAAGGCTTGACATGCCTGATTATGTTTGGACAATGAATGAGGATGCTGCACTGAGGATTACTGAGCCATAA
- the LOC104085448 gene encoding rRNA-processing protein FYV7, protein MKKIADAKDAREMDTNKKSKGSNSKKNVKKNMQRLGGRGGLSLEAFANAKTKSNNYNPAIIKKQREFYKNAKYVSKYKRIVKQQGEPSEGARQLEDAEEIEKTDKVDSKNKKNQKYSARSLRELYERKREEEEKARTEREATILAKKEERQRAESRRKRLREKMFKKTKSGQPVMKYRIEHILETLQGSKG, encoded by the exons ATGAAGAAAATTGCAGACGCAAAAGATGCGCGTGAGATGGACACAAATAAGAAAAGCAAAGGCTCAAATTCGAAGAAGAATGTGAAGAAGAATATGCAAAGATTAGGAGGAAGAGGAGGCTTATCACTGGAAGCATTTGCCAATGCCAAAACCAAGAGCAATAATTACAACCCTGCCATCATAA AGAAGCAAAGGGAGTTCTATAAGAACGCCAAATATGTGAGTAAATATAAGAGGATAGTTAAGCAACAAGGAGAGCCTTCTGAGGGTGCAAGACAACTAGAG GATGCTGAAGAGATTGAAAAAACTGATAAGGTGGATAGCAAAAATAAGAAGAACCAGAAATATAGTGCTCGAAGCCTGAGAGAACTATATGAGAGGAAACGGGAGGAGGAAGAGAAGGCAAGGACGGAGAGAGAGGCCACTATTCtagcaaaaaaagaagaaagacagAGAGCTGAATCTCGAAGGAAAAGGCTAAGGGAGAAAATGTTCAAGAAAACTAAGTCTGGCCAACCTGTCATGAAGTACAGAATAGAACATATTCTGGAAACACTTCAAGGATCAAAAGGTTAG